One region of Fragaria vesca subsp. vesca linkage group LG4, FraVesHawaii_1.0, whole genome shotgun sequence genomic DNA includes:
- the LOC101294556 gene encoding probable ADP-ribosylation factor GTPase-activating protein AGD11-like, which produces MDKNLLGLLRLRIKRGINLAVRDYVTSDPYIIVTMGRHRLKTRVIKNNLNPEWNEELTLSMTDINEPILLNVYDKDRFTRDDPMGDAVVDIKPYVECLKLAPELEKLPDGCALKKVQPSRNNCLATGSCCTWHEGKIIQDMRLKLRNVECGEVVVQIEWIDVPGSKGLANVQV; this is translated from the coding sequence ATGGACAAGAACCTCCTGGGACTTCTCCGCCTTCGGATCAAGCGAGGTATCAACCTCGCCGTCCGCGACTATGTCACCAGCGACCCTTACATCATCGTAACCATGGGGCGCCACAGGCTCAAGACTCGCGTGATCAAGAATAATTTAAACCCAGAGTGGAACGAGGAACTCACTCTTTCGATGACCGACATCAACGAGCCTATCCTTCTCAACGTCTACGACAAAGACCGTTTCACCCGCGACGACCCCATGGGCGATGCAGTGGTTGACATCAAGCCCTACGTGGAGTGCCTGAAACTGGCGCCGGAGTTGGAGAAGCTCCCAGATGGGTGTGCGTTGAAGAAAGTCCAGCCCAGCAGGAACAACTGCCTGGCCACCGGGAGCTGTTGCACTTGGCACGAGGGGAAGATCATCCAGGACATGAGACTTAAGCTGAGGAATGTGGAGTGTGGGGAAGTTGTAGTCCAGATTGAGTGGATTGATGTTCCGGGTTCTAAAGGTTTAGCAAATGTTCAGGTCTAG
- the LOC101294845 gene encoding phosphomannomutase/phosphoglucomutase-like translates to MASTSTSSISLQTSAQKQSFPSNSAATTFHTNLSFPYNPLPFTKFVCVRSSSTSKYYNEVVVDEEMDRIRRLQNGSDVRGVALEGEKGRSVDLTPPAVEAIAESFGEWVINGLEKQRGQPVENVKVSLGRDPRISGPSLSVAVFSGLARAGCLVFDMGLATTPACFMSTILPPFSYDASIMMTASHLPYTRNGLKFFTKRGGLTSPEVEEICDKAARKYANRLTKVSSVLRIPPSRVDFMSSYSEHLRNIIKERVNHPLHYDTPLQGFQIIVNAGNGSGGFFTWDVLDKLGADTFGSLHLKPDGMFPNHIPNPEDKVAMTLTRAAVLENSADLGIVFDTDVDRSGVVDNKGNPINGDKLIALISAIVLKEHPGTTIVTDARTSMALTRFITNRGGHHCLYRVGYRNVIEKGIQLNKDGIETHLMMETSGHGALRENFFLDDGAYMVVKIIIEMVQMKLAGSDEGIGSIINDLEEPEESVELRMNVVSEPRYAKEKAIEAIETFRQYVEEGRIEGWELDTCGDCWVSEGCLVDSNETSAAAVDAHMYRVKVSDEVHGQHGWVHIRQSIHNPNIAVNMQSSVPGSCQTMTRVLRDRFLIASEMDRVLDMTEIDKYAKSGFL, encoded by the exons ATGGCTTCCACTTCAACTTCTTCAATATCTTTGCAAACTAGTGCACAGAAACAAAGCTTCCCTTCAAATTCAGCAGCCACAACATTCCACACAAACCTTAGTTTTCCATATAATCCGTTGCCATTTACCAAATTTGTATGTGTTAGATCTTCTAGCACTTCCAAGTACTACAATGAAGTTGTGGTGGATGAAGAGATGGACAGAATACGGAGGCTTCAAAACGGTTCAGATGTTCGTGGGGTGGCCTTGGAAGGTGAGAAGGGAAGGTCAGTCGACCTTACGCCTCCGGCTGTGGAGGCAATTGCAGAGAGCTTTGGTGAGTGGGTTATCAATGGCTTGGAGAAGCAGAGAGGACAGCCTGTGGAGAATGTTAAGGTGTCCCTTGGCAGAGACCCTAGAATATCAGGACCATCTTTGAGTGTTGCTGTCTTTTCAGGTCTAGCTCGTGCCGGTTGTTTGGTGTTTGATATGGGACTTGCAACCACTCCTGCTTGCTTCATGAGTACAATTTTGCCTCCATTTTCCTATGACGCTTCTATCATG ATGACTGCATCTCACTTGCCCTATACTCGTAACGGTTTGAAATTCTTCACCAAGAGAGGGGGACTGACCTCGCCGGAAGTGGAGGAAATATGTGACAAAGCGGCGAGAAAGTATGCTAATAGGCTCACCAAAGTGTCAAGTGTTCTTCGCATACCACCGTCAAGGGTTGATTTCATGAGCTCTTACTCGGAGCACCTCCGGAACATTATCAAGGAGAGAGTGAATCATCCACTACATTATGACACTCCACTACAAGGATTTCAG ATAATAGTCAATGCTGGGAATGGATCAGGAGGCTTCTTCACATGGGATGTGTTAGACAAGCTAGGAGCAGACACCTTTGGCTCTCTACACCTCAAACCAGATGGGATGTTTCCAAACCACATTCCCAACCCAGAAGACAAAGTTGCCATGACACTTACAAGAGCTGCAGTGCTAGAAAACTCTGCTGATCTTGGAATCGTATTCGACACTGATGTGGACCGCAGTGGTGTTGTAGATAACAAAGGCAATCCCATTAATGGGGACAAGCTTATTGCTTTGATTTCAGCTATTGTATTGAAGGAACACCCTGGAACCACCATTGTGACCGATGCTCGAACAAGTATGGCACTTACTAGATTCATCACCAACAGAGGAGGTCACCATTGCTTATATCGCGTTGGTTATAGAAATGTGATTGAAAAGGGAATCCAGCTTAATAAGGATGGCATTGAAACTCATCTTATGATGGAAACTTCAGGACATGGTGCTCTGAGAGAGAACTTTTTCCTTGATGATG GGGCTTACATGGTGGTGAAGATCATCATTGAGATGGTACAAATGAAGCTTGCTGGATCAGATGAAGGGATAGGAAGTATCATTAACGATCTTGAAGAACCAGAAGAATCTGTAGAGCTAAGGATGAATGTAGTCTCTGAGCCTAGATATGCAAAAGAAAAGGCCATCGAGGCAATTGAAACGTTTCGACAGTACGTTGAG GAGGGAAGAATTGAAGGATGGGAATTAGATACATGTGGCGATTGTTGGGTCAGTGAAGGCTGTCTAGTAGACTCAAATGAAACCTCGGCTGCAGCAGTTGATGCTCACATGTACAG GGTAAAAGTATCAGATGAGGTGCATGGACAGCATGGTTGGGTACACATTCGGCAAAGCATTCACAACCCTAATATTGCAGTGAATATGCAATCATCTGTGCCTGGCTCTTGCCAAACGATGACCAGAGTTCTTCGAGATAG ATTTCTCATAGCTAGTGAAATGGACAGAGTCCTTGACATGACTGAGATTGACAAGTATGCCAAAAGTGGATTTCTGTAG
- the LOC101295129 gene encoding probable ADP-ribosylation factor GTPase-activating protein AGD13-like, which yields MDKNILGLLRLRIKRGINLAVRDYVTSDPYIVVTMGRHRLKTRVIKKNLNPEWNEELTLSMTDINEPILLNVYDKDHITHDDPMGDAVVDIKPYVECLKLAAELEKLPDGCALKKVQPSRNNCLATESCCTWHEGKIIQDMRLKLRNVECGEVVVQIEWIDVPGSKGLANVQV from the coding sequence ATGGACAAGAACATCCTGGGACTTCTCCGCCTTCGGATCAAGCGAGGTATCAACCTCGCCGTCCGCGACTATGTCACCAGCGACCCTTACATCGTCGTAACCATGGGGCGCCACAGGCTCAAGACTCGCGTGATCAAGAAGAATTTAAACCCGGAGTGGAACGAGGAACTCACTCTTTCGATGACCGACATCAACGAGCCTATCCTTCTCAACGTCTACGACAAAGACCATATCACCCACGACGACCCCATGGGCGATGCAGTGGTTGACATCAAGCCCTACGTCGAGTGCCTGAAACTGGCGGCGGAGTTGGAGAAGCTCCCAGATGGGTGTGCGTTGAAGAAAGTCCAGCCCAGCAGGAACAACTGCCTGGCCACCGAGAGCTGTTGCACTTGGCACGAGGGGAAGATCATCCAGGACATGAGACTTAAGCTGAGGAATGTGGAGTGTGGGGAAGTTGTAGTCCAGATTGAGTGGATTGATGTTCCGGGTTCTAAAGGTTTAGCAAATGTTCAGGTCTAG
- the LOC101305256 gene encoding uncharacterized protein LOC101305256 isoform 3, producing the protein MLLYKQKKSQAAAKGNRFLISITVLGSAGPIRFVVNEEALVAAVIDTALKSYAREGRLPILGSDLNEFMLYCPTAGPDALSPWDTIGSQGSRNFMLCKKPQPVKMVDAEIPAATISRKGSGSWKAWINKSLNLKISSH; encoded by the exons ATGTTGCTATACAAGCAGAAGAAGAGCCAGGCTGCCGCCAAGGGCAACAGGTTCCTGATCAGCATCACTGTGCTGGGCAGTGCCGGCCCGATCCGATTCGTTGTCAACGAGGAGGCTCTTGTGGCTGCGGTTATTGATACCGCCTTGAAATCCTATGCTCGTGAAGGCCGCCTCCCGATTCTCGGCTCTGATCTCAATGAGTTCATGCTCTACTGTCCAACTGCCGGACCTGATG CTCTGAGTCCATGGGACACAATTGGATCGCAAGGATCTCGGAACTTTATGCTATGCAAGAAGCCTCAGCCTGTGAAAATGGTCGACGCTGAGATTCCGGCTGCTACAATTTCTCGCAAGGGGAGTGGGAGCTGGAAGGCATGGATCAACAAGTCCCTCAACCTCAAAATCTCTTCCCATTAA
- the LOC101304958 gene encoding probable polygalacturonase At1g80170-like, whose product MNRFFVISFLGMLIAVHGVAGNMIYDDIGTLDELENFDIEEDDEVDVFEIPSWTSERGSKVLVNVDSFGAIGDGVSDDTQAFVKAWDIACNTTKAVFLVPQGRRYLVNATRFEGPCADSLVIQIEGTIVAPDDPDNWDPKFPRTWLDFYKLKGVLFQGHGVIDGSGSKWWASSCKKNKTNPCRGAPTAFTIDRSSAIKVKGLTIQNSQQMNFAISQSDSVRVYAVQVSSPGDSPNTDGIHITASTNVILQDCKIGTGDDCISIVNATSNIKMKRILCGPGHGVSIGSLGKDNSSAVVTKVVLDTAFLRGTTNGLRIKTWQGGSGYVRGVRFQNVRMEDVANPIIIDQFYCDSPKACQNQTSAVQISQIMYWNVSGTTTSKNAMKFACSDTVPCSNLVLSNVNLEKKDGTVETYCNSAEGFGTGVVHPSADCLNSHDKDMIVIKQPAEVEHADPSTEKIVHTEL is encoded by the exons ATGAATAGATTCTTTGTGATTTCTTTTCTTGGTATGCTGATAGCAGTTCATGGAGTTGCAGGAAACATGATCTATGATGACATTGGCACGCTTGATGAGCTTGAAAACTTTGACATAGAAGAAGACGATGAGGTGGATGTCTTTGAAATCCCGTCATGGACAAGCGAACGTGGTAGCAAGGTTCTTGTTAATGTGGATAGCTTTGGTGCTATTGGAGATGGAGTTTCTGATGATACTCAG GCTTTTGTAAAAGCTTGGGATATTGCATGCAATACAACAAAAGCTGTTTTCCTGGTACCCCAAGGGCGCCGCTATCTAGTAAATGCAACAAGATTTGAAGGGCCATGCGCAGATAGCTTAGTCATCCAG ATTGAGGGAACAATAGTAGCACCAGATGATCCTGATAACTGGGATCCCAAATTTCCACGAACATGGCTTGATTTCTATAAACTGAAGGGAGTACTTTTCCAAGGTCATGGAGTTATTGATGGATCAGGCAGTAAATGGTGGGCTTCATCCTGCAAAAAGAATAAGACAAAT CCTTGCAGGGGTGCTCCAACA GCATTTACTATTGATAGAAGCTCAGCTATAAAGGTAAAAGGGCTCACCATCCAGAACAGCCAACAAATGAATTTCGCCATCTCTCAAAGTGATTCTGTACGAGTTTATGCAGTCCAAGTCTCATCTCCAGGAGACAGTCCTAACACTGATGGAATCCATATAACTGCATCCACTAATGTGATTCTTCAAGACTGCAAAATTGGAACAG GAGATGACTGCATCTCAATTGTCAATGCTACATCAAATATTAAGATGAAGAGAATCCTTTGTGGACCAGGACATGGAGTCAG CATTGGAAGTCTAGGGAAGGACAATTCCAGCGCCGTAGTCACAAAAGTGGTCTTGGATACAGCATTCCTCAGGGGGACTACCAATGGCCTCCGCATCAAGACTTGGCAG GGAGGTTCTGGTTATGTTCGTGGAGTCCGTTTCCAAAATGTAAGGATGGAAGATGTAGCGAACCCCATAATCATAGATCAGTTCTACTGTGACTCCCCCAAAGCTTGTCAAAATCAG ACATCAGCTGTGCAAATCAGCCAAATCATGTATTGGAACGTCTCAGGAACTACAACGAGTAAGAATGCGATGAAGTTTGCCTGCAGTGACACAGTTCCATGCAGCAACCTAGTCCTCAGTAACGTCAACTTGGAGAAGAAAGATGGCACAGTGGAGACATATTGCAACTCTGCCGAAGGCTTCGGGACTGGAGTTGTGCATCCATCAGCAGATTGTCTGAACTCTCATGACAAAGATATGATAGTCATCAAACAGCCTGCAGAAGTTGAACATGCAGATCCCAGCACAGAAAAAATTGTGCATACTGAACTGTGA
- the LOC101295416 gene encoding putative pentatricopeptide repeat-containing protein At2g01510-like translates to MWILPRRAPWSIRGLRSLSSSLGLGSYFEPNSSDQVYSNNRRIGQFVKSGDLNNALKVFDEMPQYDVVTYNLLVSAHGRVGQREEAFQLYADMVSQGIRESASTFPCVLGSCSDGVQGVQVHCRAVSLGFSLNVYVGSSLLNFYLRVGQENVAMKVFDELVERNLAVWNLMLRGFCELGRVGELFGMYCRMKLDGVVPNGLSYCYWIRACSNGKLLDEGKQLHCHVVKEGWLGSNVFVDNALVDLYSACGSLIDAREAFEVIRVQDVISWNSIIWVYTENGLLLDALELFARMQFWGKRPSIRSFVGFLNLASRTRNIQLGKQIHSYVVRSGFDHGASFHVQSALIDMYGKCGDIESSVCMYEDGHEHNLESCNSLMTSLLHCGVIEDVVEMFGLIVDEGIGFDEVTLSTTLKALSLSVLASLGSCRLLHCCAVKSGFESDIAVSCSLIEAYGRCGHVKLSRQVFDELPSPNVICFTSIIHGYARNGMGSECLQLVQDMVEKGLKPDKVTVLCVLSGCSHSGLVEEAKLLFNSMEILYGVSPDRKHYSCMVDLLGRAGLLEEAEELLQQAPGEGDCVMWSSLLRSCMVHKNETVGRRTVKTLLKLEGEDPAILLQASNFYSEIREFDTAMQIREFAIAQQVTRDIGHSLVEVYSHSHH, encoded by the coding sequence ATGTGGATTTTACCGCGGAGAGCTCCATGGTCAATTCGAGGTCTTCGATCACTGTCCTCATCACTGGGTTTAGGCTCCTATTTTGAACCCAATTCCAGTGATCAGGTTTACTCCAACAACCGGAGGATAGGCCAGTTTGTGAAATCTGGGGACTTGAACAATGCACTCAAGGTGTTCGACGAAATGCCTCAGTATGATGTTGTTACCTATAACTTGCTTGTTTCAGCGCACGGTCGGGTTGGACAGCGAGAGGAAGCGTTTCAGCTATATGCTGATATGGTTTCACAGGGAATTAGGGAGAGTGCATCGACGTTTCCTTGTGTGTTGGGGAGTTGTAGTGATGGAGTGCAAGGGGTTCAAGTTCATTGCAGGGCGGTGTCGCTTGGGTTTAGCTTGAATGTGTATGTGGGGAGCTCCCTGTTAAACTTTTACTTGCGTGTGGGGCAAGAAAATGTGGCTATGAAGGTGTTTGATGAGTTGGTGGAGAGAAATTTGGCTGTGTGGAATTTGATGTTGAGGGGGTTTTGTGAGCTGGGTCGAGTGGGGGAGTTGTTTGGGATGTATTGTAGGATGAAGTTGGATGGTGTGGTTCCGAATGGGCTTAGTTATTGTTATTGGATTCGTGCGTGTAGTAATGGGAAGCTTTTGGATGAAGGAAAGCAGCTGCATTGTCATGTTGTGAAGGAGGGATGGTTGGGGTCGAATGTGTTTGTGGACAATGCTCTGGTGGATTTGTACTCTGCTTGTGGGAGTTTGATTGATGCAAGAGAAGCATTTGAAGTGATTCGAGTGCAGGATGTGATTTCTTGGAATTCAATTATTTGGGTCTATACTGAAAATGGTTTGCTGCTTGATGCTCTTGAGTTATTTGCTAGGATGCAGTTTTGGGGGAAGAGGCCGTCCATTCGTTCGTTTGTTGGGTTTTTGAATTTGGCTAGTAGGACTCGGAATATTCAACTTGGGAAGCAGATACATTCTTATGTTGTGAGGTCAGGTTTTGATCATGGTGCGAGTTTTCATGTTCAATCTGCTCTGATAGATATGTATGGGAAATGCGGCGACATTGAGAGTTCAGTGTGCATGTATGAAGATGGTCATGAACACAATTTGGAGAGTTGCAATTCATTAATGACATCGTTGTTGCACTGTGGTGTTATTGAGGATGTTGTGGAGATGTTTGGTTTGATAGTTGATGAGGGAATTGGTTTTGATGAAGTTACTCTTTCTACAACCCTGAAAGCCTTATCATTATCTGTATTGGCAAGTTTAGGCAGCTGCAGATTGCTGCACTGTTGTGCAGTGAAATCAGGTTTTGAATCTGATATTGCAGTTTCATGTTCACTAATCGAAGCATATGGGAGATGTGGTCATGTTAAGCTTTCCCGCCAGGTTTTTGATGAACTCCCTTCACCAAATGTCATCTGTTTTACATCAATTATCCATGGATATGCCCGAAATGGAATGGGAAGTGAATGTCTTCAATTGGTTCAAGATATGGTGGAGAAGGGTTTGAAACCTGATAAAGTGACAGTGCTGTGCGTGTTAAGTGGGTGCAGCCATTCAGGTCTGGTTGAAGAAGCAAAATTGCTCTTCAATTCAATGGAAATACTATATGGGGTTTCCCCGGACCGAAAGCATTATTCTTGCATGGTTGATCTTTTAGGCCGGGCAGGTTTGCTGGAGGAAGCTGAAGAGCTGCTACAACAGGCACCCGGAGAAGGCGACTGTGTGATGTGGAGCTCATTGTTGAGAAGTTGTATGGTACACAAGAATGAAACAGTAGGAAGGCGGACAGTAAAAACTTTGTTGAAGCTTGAGGGAGAGGACCCTGCAATATTATTGCAAGCTTCAAACTTTTATTCTGAAATCCGCGAGTTTGACACCGCAATGCAAATCCGAGAATTTGCAATAGCACAGCAAGTAACAAGGGACATAGGTCACAGCCTGGTTGAGGTATACAGCCACAGTCACCATTAG
- the LOC101305936 gene encoding pyrrolidone-carboxylate peptidase-like gives MGSEGPKSVVINVSGFKKFQGVAENPTEVIVNNLSSYVEKRGLSSGLTLGSCTILETAGDGASAALYKAMESGIERMESNANDQVVWLHLGVNSGAMKFAIERQAVNEATFRCPDEFGWQPQQFPIIEADGVISRARETSCSIDAILKILKKKGFDAAISDDAGRFVCNYVYYHSLRFAEEKGHKSLFVHVPLFTRIDEETQMRFVASLLDAIAATC, from the exons ATGGGATCAGAAGGGCCAAAGAGCGTGGTGATTAATGTGAGTGGGTTCAAGAAGTTTCAAGGGGTGGCTGAGAATCCAACTGAGGTTATTGTCAACAATCTGAGTAGCTATGTGGAGAAGCGAGGGTTGTCTTCTGGTCTGACACTGGGGAGCTGCACCATTCTCGAGACTGCTGGAGATGGTGCTAGTGCTGCTCTCTACAAGGCCATGGAGTCCGGGATTGAGAGAATGGAGTCTAATGCCAATGATCAAGTTGTATGG CTTCACTTGGGGGTGAACAGTGGGGCTATGAAATTTGCTATTGAGCGGCAAGCTGTAAATGAAGCCACCTTTCGCTGTCCGGATGAGTTTGGATGGCAACCTCAG CAATTCCCAATAATTGAAGCAGATGGGGTAATTTCTCGAGCTAGAGAG ACATCTTGTTCGATTGATGCCATCCTTAAGATCTTGAAGAAAAAGGGATTCGACGCGGCCATATCAGATGATGCAGGACGCTTTGTGTGCAATTACGTCTACTACCATTCTCTCCGGTTTGCAGAAGAAAAGGGTCACAAGTCTCTGTTTGTCCATGTTCCCCTCTTTACAAGAATCGATGAAGAAACTCAGATGCGGTTTGTGGCCTCTCTTCTGGATGCCATTGCCGCAACATGCTGA
- the LOC101306227 gene encoding cytochrome b-c1 complex subunit 8-like, whose product MGKTPVKMRAVVYALSPFQQKVMPGLWKDLPAKLHHKVSENWLSATLLLAPLIAVRMYVDNYQEKEKLAHRY is encoded by the exons ATGGGGAAGACTCCGGTGAAGATGAGGGCGGTGGTGTACGCGCTGTCGCCGTTCCAGCAGAAGGTGATGCCCGGCCTCTGGAAGGACCTTCCGGCCAAGCTCCACCACAAGGTCTCCGAGAACTGGCTCAGCGCCACTCTCCTCCTCGCTCCTCTCATCGCCGTCCGCAT GTATGTGGATAATTACCAAGAGAAGGAGAAGCTGGCACACAGGTACTGA